GATTTTGACAACTGTGGAGATCGACGCACCACCATCGGCCGTGTGGACGAACGTCGTGGCCTTTCCCGACCTTCCGCAAGAACGGGCGTGGTACTTCAATTGGGGCATCGCCTGTCCGGAACGTGCGAGGATTGTTGGCCAGGGCGTCGGTGCTATCCGCCATTGTGAGTTCAGTACCGGCGCGTTTGTTGAACCGATCACGGTTTGGGACGAACCACGCCGACTCGCGTTCAATGTCACCAAACAGGCCGCGCCTATGCATGAACTGAGTCTTTATCGGGACATTCATCCGCCTCATTTGGATGGCTTCTTGCGCACGACGCGTGGCGAGTTTCATTTAGTTAGCCTCCCCAACGCGAAGACGCGATTGGAAGGGCGAACCTGGTATCGATCAGAAATGTTCCCTCAATGGTATTGGTCGGCATGGTCCGACGTGTTGATTCACCGGGTTCACGACAGGGTGCTCATGCACGTAAAGCGACTCTCGGAGGAGCGGGAGTGACAAGCCGTGTGTTGTTCCGCGCTAACTCCCCTTAACTGCAAATCGTTCTGACTTCACGCGTCACAACAATGAACGTGCGCCGTCGCTTCATCCGTGCCCGTTGAGAATCGGCGCCGTCAGTTCCGAAAGCCGCACGCGCTGTTGCCCGTCGCTGTCGAAGTTCTCCGGCGCAAGCCACGCTTGAAACGCTTCGCGAAGCGCGGGCCAATCAGCGTCGATCACCGCGTACCAGGCGGTATCGCGGTTGCGGCCTTTGTAGACAGTCGCCTGGCGGAAGCTGCCTTCGAAGGAGAAGCCCAAGCGTTGCGCGGCCGCGCGCGACGGAAGATTGAGCGCGTCGCATTTCCATTCGTAGCGACGATAGCCCAGCTCAAAGGCGCGGCGCATCATCAAAAACATCGCCTCGGTGGCCGCCGGGCAGCGCTGGAACTTGGGAGCGAAGTGAATATGCCCGACTTCAATCGAACCGCTGGCCGGCGTGATTCGCATCAAGCTCGCGACGCCGGCCGGCTGCTCGCTGGCCTGGTCAATCACAGCGAAAAACAAAGGATCATCGCCCAGACACGATTGACGTATCCAGTCTCGAAACACCGCGAGCGTGGCGAACGGACCATAAGGCAAATACGTCCAGCCCCGCCCTTCGACGTCAGCCGCGTAGGCGGCGAACAGCGCTTCGGCGTGGCGATCGATGTCGAGCGGCTCGAGTCGGCAAAAGTTGCCTTCGATGACCGCGCGCGGCGGGCACGGCGGCGGCGACCAATCCGGCAAGGCCTCGCCAATCGGCTGCCCAAGTTGGTTCATGCGCGCCATGGCGGGTGCTCTGCAACGTCTACAAGTTGTGGCACTAGCCAGGTTGTGGCACGGTCTCCCGACCGTATCACCCGCCCGACCGAAGGTCTCCCTGACTAAGTGCACACGCAGAAGTAACAATGTGATGGGTGCCACTGGCGGCTTGTCCGCCAGTGCGGTTTTGGTCTCGATAGCAAGCCCAACTCCAGCACTGGCGGACAAGCCGCCAGTGGCACCCCGCATCAAACTTTATGCGGGTGTACTTAGCAAGGCCGCACCGTGGCACGGTCGGGAGACCGTGCCACAACAGCGCGCGAGGAGCGGCCCTACAGCGCCTTGCGAATCCTTCGCGGCGCGCGTCCCCCGCGGCCCATCTTCGGCGTGGCGGGCGGTTGTTCGCCGTTTTGTTCCGCTTCCGCGGCGGCAATTTCTTCTGGCGTCCCTTGCGGCTTGTCGGACTGTTGAAAACCTTCCAGTTCCGCGCGTTCCAGCAGCGAGTTGATGCGCATCTCGATGCGGGTCAGCTCGCCGCCCTCTTCCGGCGAGACGAAGGTGAAGGCCACGCCTTCGCGTCCCATCCGGCCGGTGCGGCCGACGCGGTGGACGTAGTCGTCGCAGAACTGCGGGATGTCGTAGTTGATGATGTGCGAGATGTTGCTGACGTCGATGCCGCGCCCCACGACGTCGGTCGCCACCATGCAGGCGATCTTGCCTTCGCGGAAGGCCTTCATCACCCGATCGCGGGAGCTCTGTTGCAGATCGCCGTGAATGCAATCGACGCCCGGCCATTTGCGCCGTAGATGTTCGTGCAGCTTGTCGGTCCGTTGCTTGGTCCGGCAAAACACGATCGCCTGCGTCGGCTGCTCGCGCTTCAGCAACTTCACGAGCAAGTCGAACTTGCGATCACGATCGACCGTGAAATAGTATTGTGTGATCGTGTCGACCGTGACGTCCTTCGGCGAGAAGTTCATCGTCTCCGGATCGCGCATGTAGCGCTGCGCCAACTTCTCCACCGGCGGCGGCACTGTGGCGCTTAGCAGCAATGTCTGGCGCGAGTCCGGGCAGCGCCGCAGAATCTTCTCGATGTCCGGCCGGAAGCCGATATCGAGCATTCGGTCCGCTTCGTCCAGCACCACGCATTGCAGGTTGCTGAGTACCAGCGTGCCACGGGCCATGTGATCCATCACGCGCCCCGGCGTGCCGACCACGATCTCGGTGATGCGCTTGAGCTTTTCGATCTGCCCGCGAATCGGCTTGCCGCCGTACAGGGCGACGATGTGCGTCTTGCGGCCGTGGGCCAGCTTGGCGATCTCCTCGCGCACCTGCACGGCCAGCTCGCGCGTCGGCACGAGCACGAGGGCCTGAGTGCCATGGACTTCGCTATGCGGCCGCAGCCGTTCCAGAATCGGAATCGCGAAGGCGGCGGTTTTGCCGGTACCCGTTCGGGCTTGTCCCAGGACGTCGATCCCGGCCAGGGCGCGGGGAATCAGGCCAGCCTGAATGGGGGTCGGCTCCAGGTAGCCCGCCGCGTCGAGCGAGGCGAGCATCACGTCCGAAAGTCCGAGTTCCGCGAAGCCAGTCGCGGGCGGGGTCAAAGTCTCCGTCAAATTCGCTCCTAAACGTCAGTATTCACGCCGCGAGGGGCACAAGAGCATCGGTCCGCCGAGCCCGGCCAAACAACCCACGACTAGCCTTGGGACAGAATTTCCCAAATCGTTTCATCCATCGCCTAGTCTAGCCCGGGGGAGTGCGAATCGTCAACGACGGATTGGCGGCGAGAAACGGCGGTTAGGTCTAACGCCAATACAGACTTGGAGCCAGAAGCGTGAGCGGACTATGAAAGTGCCAGCCGCCTCTATTGATTCGATGGAAGTGCGACACC
This is a stretch of genomic DNA from Planctomycetia bacterium. It encodes these proteins:
- a CDS encoding GNAT family protein, giving the protein MARMNQLGQPIGEALPDWSPPPCPPRAVIEGNFCRLEPLDIDRHAEALFAAYAADVEGRGWTYLPYGPFATLAVFRDWIRQSCLGDDPLFFAVIDQASEQPAGVASLMRITPASGSIEVGHIHFAPKFQRCPAATEAMFLMMRRAFELGYRRYEWKCDALNLPSRAAAQRLGFSFEGSFRQATVYKGRNRDTAWYAVIDADWPALREAFQAWLAPENFDSDGQQRVRLSELTAPILNGHG
- a CDS encoding DEAD/DEAH box helicase, translating into MLASLDAAGYLEPTPIQAGLIPRALAGIDVLGQARTGTGKTAAFAIPILERLRPHSEVHGTQALVLVPTRELAVQVREEIAKLAHGRKTHIVALYGGKPIRGQIEKLKRITEIVVGTPGRVMDHMARGTLVLSNLQCVVLDEADRMLDIGFRPDIEKILRRCPDSRQTLLLSATVPPPVEKLAQRYMRDPETMNFSPKDVTVDTITQYYFTVDRDRKFDLLVKLLKREQPTQAIVFCRTKQRTDKLHEHLRRKWPGVDCIHGDLQQSSRDRVMKAFREGKIACMVATDVVGRGIDVSNISHIINYDIPQFCDDYVHRVGRTGRMGREGVAFTFVSPEEGGELTRIEMRINSLLERAELEGFQQSDKPQGTPEEIAAAEAEQNGEQPPATPKMGRGGRAPRRIRKAL